In Delphinus delphis chromosome X, mDelDel1.2, whole genome shotgun sequence, the DNA window CCTTGGTGCCAGGCTCGCGCTCTCtcccgctctctctctctctctctctctctctctctctctctctctctctctctctctctctctctccctctctccctccctctcctctcctctcctctcctctcctctctccctctccctctccctctccctctccctctccctctcacacACACGTCTATTCCCCCTTCATAGAAACACTCACGGTTTCCTATAGACAGGTTTTGACTCCTTAGCCCCAAAGGGGTTCTGTCCTTTGATTAGCCCGGGCGTGAGGCTCCTCAAAGATGAggccctctcctcctgcctcagccTTTAGCTGAAGTATCCTGGGGACCCTTCCACCTGAGGAGTCTGCAGCAGACACCCATGTCACTGGGCACCCAACGCCATCCTGAAACGACCACGTGGCGTGGACGGCTTGGACACCCGAAGCACCTGAGCCTCGTGGGTGTGGCTGTGATCTGCAAGCTACCTCCACCTCTGCCCACACCGtccccacgccccccacccctgaGATACAGAGGCCCCAGTGAGCATCCTCCCAAATGAGCGGCAGCCTCGAGGGGGCGCCTTCTTCCGACGGTGGAGGAGCGGCAGTGGAGGGCACAGCGGCGTTCGCCACAGCTCAGGGctctggggcggggtggggggcacagggaAAGGGCAGCCAACAAAATAGGGACGGGATGACTTCTCGATGACAAACTTCAGCTGCAGTTCCCTTCCCGCCTCCAGCCCCCTGGCCAAAGGAAATCAGTGTGCTCTTTTTAAGGGAGATGAACATCTGGGAAATGTTATTTTGGGTCAGAATGGggttttttgttactgtttttaacTGGATCCAAGTGCTGTTACAGGTTGGTTTTATCTTGTAATTCGTGTAGTTGCACTCAACCGCACTGAACTGAGCACGTCCTCGAAGGAAGGAAAAGTTAGTTGTTCAGGTCTCTGGACCAGCAGTATCACCTCGGAACAATTGCACCGGACAGAATTAGAAGTCGGGAGGCAAGTTATTTATATGCTGCTTTATTTCTGAAAGGATACACTGAACTGTCAGATGATCATAGCTAATGACAAAATGTAGAAATGAGGCATCGGCTTCTCTAACCACTCCTACGAGAATGTTAATATGCACTGTCATTACATGTGTACTCTTGATATCGTCTCATTATACTATGTAATATAACAATGTAGCTAGAATACAGTAAGTAGGTGATCCTGCATCTCAGGTAAGCGCTACGTGGAAATCCGCTTCTGCCTGCGGGGACAGTGGCCTCCGCATGCCCCCAGAGAGCCAGCTAAGCTCTTGAGGAACAGTCCTTAGAATCCCAAGAGAAGGGACTTGGCGGGCCTGCTTATTAACACACGGACACAGAGCAGACAAGTACTATGTTACAAGGGATTCCACTTGTCACTGTTGGGAAATGTCATATCCGTGTCAATGACAGTCCTGGCGCCTGCTCACCTACCCCTCTCGAGTCTTATGGTTACTTCTGTAGGATGACTTTCAAAACTGCAGGAACGTCTGAGGGGGCTAAAATATTTCCATGCAAGTCTCCAAACCCAATAAGCTATGTTGCTATTAATTAAAACGAAAatattgttaattaaaaaaagataaaggacagCTGGGTTAGTTTTGTTAAGCTTCCAGAAGTATTCGCTGTGATGACGTTCTTCTGAAACaggcttgtttgttttctcagaTCTGCCTGCACTTTCCAAGTCACCTGCACGTTCCATGTTTGAAAGTAGGAACGCTCAGAAAACACGCCACACGGGGAAATCAAACGTTAGTACAGGGGAGAAAAGGTCAGTTGAGAATTACAGCtaaattcaaatgttaattttctggAAGTCCGTGTTAGTCTTTTGAAAGCAcaaaagaacagaaggaaggtTCTGATGAGGAAGTTAAACCATGCATTTCGCTAAGTTCTTTCTGCTCACAGAACAGGGTGAGCAGCCGAGTTGGAGCAGCCGCTGCAACTCTGATGTGTCGTGTGACCGACACGGTGGGTCCCAGCTGAGCCACAAGAGGCATCTCAGTGGGGGGCTTTATCTCTTAGGCTTCTTGCTTACGTCACTAAGCAGCTACATGGTCAGCACTTTTCTGCTCTATGATAAACATGCAGAAGAGTCAATCTAGCTAAGTGTTCGTTTGCTAATTGCAGCTATGGAGAAATTGACTTTGCTGCAGGGTTGCTTTTTGCTAAATCCTAATAATGATCACTGTGTGCCCTTACTTGAGTAataactgtaaaatgggagaaaagacaGAAGGAGCAACCCTGAAGAGGTGAAAGGCCGCTCTCGCCCTATGGGTGGTGCCGGGCAGAGGGCGAGGACACGAGGAACAAGACTCAAATTCCATTTTACAGGACAGGAGCCCCTGTCACTTTACAGCTTTTTGGCACAGTCGGGGCAATACACTTGCTCCTGATGGAAAACAAAGCGCTTGTTGGCCAGATTCATGGAGCATTTTTTGCAGTGGAAGCAGTAGTCGTGCCAGGATTGTCCTTCATAGGCCACCACACTGGAGCCTTTACCAAACCCTGtggaggaaacaaaagcaaacaaaagcgACAGCTGAGTGGACACAGGTGGCAGCCAGGCCGCCGCCTTGCCCATTCACGGAGCTGACAAGCACGCGGGCAGCGTCCGCCCGGCGCCCGGCCCCCCACTCCACCGCGCACCGTCCCCCGCGCCGCCGGGACCTGAGAAGATGCCAGAGCTCAGTCGAGGGCCCCCTTGCTCTccagaacccacatcccctgccaCCGCCATCGCCCTGTGACTGATGCGCACCGACCTCCCAGCACAACCAGTTTCTTTGATTTAGGTCAGGGCCATGGCATCAAAGTGGCCACCAGGAGGCAAACTTGGGCTGTTTGTGGGGTGTGCACTTACCGGGCCTCGAGGAGCTGCTAAGCTTCGATTTTTTCTATAAAGAACCACCACCCACGAGGGACAAGTCCTCTCTCCACCCGGATGCCTGCCCCGGAGGTTGGCGCTGGGAAACAGGGTGAGAGGCAAGCGTTTCCCGTGGCACACTGGGGGCTTCCTAGCTTTAGAGACTGGGTGGCTCACTCTTGACACAGTCCTTTTCCCTGAGGATGGCAAAAGTCTTCTCAAATGTACATTTCAAGGCTCCCCGGGAGATGGGAAAATTGGAGGCGGGGGAGAGGGCCCAGGGCACGTGGACCGCGGCCGCGAGATGAGGAATGAAGTGATTAGCTCGGCTCCTGATCGCAAAAAAAACTGCCCACTGGCACCTCTGAGCTAGCCTTCCGCTATGGGGTGTTCTCATCCCAGCTTCTCGCTCTCcggcctcccccacctcccctcccctcccctcccccaccccagcccaccccgctcctctccccccacccctaccccccagcATCCCCGCGCAGTGCCTGCCCGTGGCCGTGGGTCTCAGGCTCGTGATCTCCGGCAGCAGCGTTAGTTAGTCGGCAGTCGTCAGAAGTGTTCTGTGTTGCAAAGGCTAACCTGGCCTGGGGGAGAATCCAAACTATTTGGGGGCCTTCGGGACCACAGTGGCAGGGGGAGAGGGCATTCTTTGGGGCCTTTGTGGATGAAACCGACGACGTAGGAAAATGAGAGATGGTTACCATGCGCAAAACCTAGCCTGGCAGACTTAGCAAGGACTCTTTAGCCTACCAGTGATGGGGTTCTTGCATCCAGCACACTTCTTGGCCACAAAGTTCTTGTAGCAATCCACGCAGTAATACTGGTCCTCCACAGCGGTGAAACGCTGCCCAGCCAGCTTCTTAGAGCAGGTAACACACACAAAGCACTCGGCATGCCAGGGCTGATCCTGGTAAGTGATTCCTCCAGATGTGATGGCCTAGACCAGGGAGTGTAGCACCGGATTCAGATTCAACAACCattttgttgagtgcctactacgtgccaggcactgtgctgggcgctCTGGTCTACAATATCTCATTGAATCGCCACAACGGCCATGGGAGGCAGGCGCTATTATTGTCCCCCagttacagatgaagacactggggTTCAGAGAAGGCAGGCCCCTGTGCGAGGTTACTACACAGCAACTGGGGGGAGGAGGCTGGCCTCCAGGGCCGGTGTGCCCGCGGACAGCCTGCCTTGGCCTGGGCGTGGCTTTCTACTACCACAGTctcatcatctgtaaaacgagAATAATAATCCCTACGTCACAGGGCTGTCGTGAGGATGGAATGGGATAGTGTGTGTGCAAGTGCTCTGCAAACTGTCAAACGCCTCTAGAAGCAACGGTCAGCGCAGAACTCCCTTGACACGTACCTTGTTGCACTTCACGCAGTGCTTGGCAAACTTGGCCTCGTGGCAAGTCACGCAGTAGAAGTCCTCCCCTTTAGGGAAGAAGCTTCCCGTCCCGATGACTTGCTTGCAGTTGCTGCAGGTGAAGCAGTCTTTGTGCCAGACGGTGCCCTTGTACTCCACGTTCTGATCTCCTGCGGGGGGAAGAGACGGGGTAGCCCCACTGACAGTGCTCTGCAGGGGGCTGCATCCGCTGGCGCCGTCCTGGGCCCTCCAGAGGGGAGGAAATGCAGGCCCTGCAGTTCTTGGCCTCACGCTTCCAGTCACCTACCCGCAGGGGCTTCTCTACCGCGTCCTCCTGTGGTCATGCCAACCCAGACTCTGTCAGGGAGGGGACCCCGGCTGTAGTGATTTAGGGTCAGATGCCTGaatccccgcccccccaccccccatggccTTTGTGGACTCCGAGATTCAACGGGGGACTATGTGACCCGGAATTACACCCTAAGGAAGAAGCATGCTTCGATCACTTACTATCCCAAGTGAGAAAGCGCTACATACTTTTCACTTCCTTCTCTTGCCACAGACAGTTCTCTCCAGTGTTCTTTAGTtgccgtgtgtgcgtgtgtgcgagcatatatgtgtacacatatatacgtgtatatatatgcgTGCATATATACGCTGAGCTCCAGCCGCGCCTCCCAGCAGCGCCAGCCCCATCACCGCAAGCAACCCCACGCCACGTCTGCCCCCAGGGCCTCCTCCCTGGCTGCCCCGGGGCTGAGTGCGGCCGGTACCTGCCACGATGGGCTTGAAGCAGCCCTTGCACTTGGGGGAGTCCTCCCGAGTGGTGCACTTGTTGCACAGGATCTTGTTGTCCTTGGCCACGAAGGTCTCATTGGCCAAGGAGCGGAGGCACTTGGCGCAGCGGAAGCAGGTGTCGTGCCAGTAGCGGTTCTTGTAGTGCACCTCCTGGGAACCAAGTAGGGGGCCGGACGCCGTGAGCGGGGCGTTCCGTCAAGACGACATGGTCCCTCACACCAGAGCCCGAGCGGAAGGGCCGGTGCCCCGTCCAGGTCCACcctcagccccgcccgcccccgcggCCGCTACCTTGGAGTCGGCGCCGATGGGCTTGCGGCACTCCACGCACGTGTTGGCGCAGAACTTGTCGAAGCACTTGAGGCAGCAGTGGTGGCCGTCCTTCTGCACGTACTTCTTTCCCTGCAGGTTGTCCCTGCAGTAGTGGCAGTCGAATTTCTCAGCCATGGTGCCCACCTTGTAGCTGGAGGGACCTGCGGGGGACGAGCAGGTGGGACAAATGACCAACGGGAAGGCTGGAGCGTGGCCCGAGGGGCTCTGGGGAGGCCACCACGGGACCCAGGCGACAGGCGCTTCACCGTGACTCCTGCGACGAAAGCGCCCCGCGGTGAGTCCCTGGGGCCCcgggagagagagtcctgctgggCCATCCCAACACAGTGCTGCCTCACAGAGgacactgggggagggggacaggggtTCTGGCGG includes these proteins:
- the FHL1 gene encoding four and a half LIM domains protein 1 isoform X3, which translates into the protein MASHRHSGPSSYKVGTMAEKFDCHYCRDNLQGKKYVQKDGHHCCLKCFDKFCANTCVECRKPIGADSKEVHYKNRYWHDTCFRCAKCLRSLANETFVAKDNKILCNKCTTREDSPKCKGCFKPIVAGDQNVEYKGTVWHKDCFTCSNCKQVIGTGSFFPKGEDFYCVTCHEAKFAKHCVKCNKAITSGGITYQDQPWHAECFVCVTCSKKLAGQRFTAVEDQYYCVDCYKNFVAKKCAGCKNPITGFGKGSSVVAYEGQSWHDYCFHCKKCSMNLANKRFVFHQEQVYCPDCAKKL
- the FHL1 gene encoding four and a half LIM domains protein 1 isoform X1, whose amino-acid sequence is MASHRHSGPSSYKVGTMAEKFDCHYCRDNLQGKKYVQKDGHHCCLKCFDKFCANTCVECRKPIGADSKEVHYKNRYWHDTCFRCAKCLRSLANETFVAKDNKILCNKCTTREDSPKCKGCFKPIVAGDQNVEYKGTVWHKDCFTCSNCKQVIGTGSFFPKGEDFYCVTCHEAKFAKHCVKCNKAITSGGITYQDQPWHAECFVCVTCSKKLAGQRFTAVEDQYYCVDCYKNFVAKKCAGCKNPITGKRTVSRVSHPVSKARKPPVCHGKRLPLTLFPSANLRGRHPGGERTCPSWVVVLYRKNRSLAAPRGPGLVKAPVWWPMKDNPGTTTASTAKNAP
- the FHL1 gene encoding four and a half LIM domains protein 1 isoform X2; translation: MAEKFDCHYCRDNLQGKKYVQKDGHHCCLKCFDKFCANTCVECRKPIGADSKEVHYKNRYWHDTCFRCAKCLRSLANETFVAKDNKILCNKCTTREDSPKCKGCFKPIVAGDQNVEYKGTVWHKDCFTCSNCKQVIGTGSFFPKGEDFYCVTCHEAKFAKHCVKCNKAITSGGITYQDQPWHAECFVCVTCSKKLAGQRFTAVEDQYYCVDCYKNFVAKKCAGCKNPITGKRTVSRVSHPVSKARKPPVCHGKRLPLTLFPSANLRGRHPGGERTCPSWVVVLYRKNRSLAAPRGPGLVKAPVWWPMKDNPGTTTASTAKNAP